The following proteins are co-located in the Candidatus Methylomirabilota bacterium genome:
- a CDS encoding MBL fold metallo-hydrolase has protein sequence MRTVVLGFVATIMAVLPAWGQELTPIKLAEGVYAITGPRGAINTGFVVGDRGVFVYSCQLAEYDQRLAAIRSVAGGKPIRFVANGHYAWDDVGCNHMLAEQGAVILGNPEFARLLRPYWAGRVAGDLKGGRVKKEYLEGKRVEMALPSVLFDQKLTLDLGTHVVELIFMGKAHTPDNTVAWLPREKVLFTNDLLFAELHPVADERSDIANWQRILKTLAGWDPASVVPGHGRFTAGNGPKSLLELDRYWETLRGKVRTMKESGKSLEDVKKGIGAEFTEFSSWGKGGRLEPAEAVRSAAELIYGELSK, from the coding sequence GACGATCATGGCCGTTCTTCCCGCGTGGGGACAGGAGCTGACACCCATCAAGCTGGCCGAGGGCGTCTACGCGATCACCGGCCCCCGCGGCGCCATCAACACGGGCTTCGTGGTGGGGGATCGCGGCGTCTTCGTCTACAGCTGTCAGCTCGCCGAGTACGATCAGCGGCTGGCCGCGATCCGGAGCGTGGCCGGCGGCAAGCCGATTCGCTTCGTCGCCAACGGCCACTACGCCTGGGACGACGTGGGCTGCAACCACATGCTGGCCGAGCAGGGCGCGGTGATACTCGGGAACCCCGAGTTCGCCAGGCTGCTCCGCCCGTACTGGGCCGGTCGGGTCGCGGGCGACCTCAAAGGCGGGCGTGTGAAGAAGGAATACCTCGAAGGCAAGCGGGTCGAGATGGCCCTGCCGTCGGTGCTCTTTGACCAGAAGCTGACCCTCGACCTCGGCACCCACGTCGTCGAGCTGATCTTCATGGGGAAGGCCCACACCCCGGACAATACGGTCGCCTGGCTCCCCAGGGAAAAGGTCCTCTTCACCAACGACCTCCTCTTCGCCGAGCTTCACCCGGTGGCCGACGAGCGCTCCGACATCGCGAACTGGCAGCGCATCTTGAAGACGCTGGCGGGCTGGGACCCCGCCAGCGTGGTGCCGGGCCACGGGCGCTTCACGGCCGGCAACGGCCCGAAGTCGCTCCTCGAGCTCGACCGCTACTGGGAGACGCTGCGCGGGAAGGTCCGCACGATGAAGGAGAGCGGAAAGTCGCTGGAGGATGTCAAGAAGGGCATCGGGGCGGAGTTCACGGAGTTTTCGAGCTGGGGCAAGGGCGGGCGCCTGGAGCCGGCGGAGGCGGTCCGATCGGCCGCCGAGCTGATCTACGGGGAGCTCTCGAAGTAG
- a CDS encoding ABC transporter substrate-binding protein encodes MALALAVAAGLMAPSQAAEIPLRVIVFPGLQNLPIYAAQTKGLFARRGLKVDLHFTPNSMVLREGLAKGNYDLAHAAVDNAIAMVELAKVDVVVVMGGDNGLNGLYVQPDIRSIADLRGRTVAVDAPNTAYALQLYKMLAMNGVQRGEYTVKAVGGASSRLEALLKDKSYAASMLNLPHSVRAERGGLRSLGMAVQAIGPYQGSGAFATRSWARANEDTVVRYIQAYLEGLRWVKTPANKAESVALLVERLKLDPEVAGQCSDVVADPAGGYATDARLDVEGFKNVLKLRAEIEGQWGGTPPSPEKYLDLSYYERALAGLR; translated from the coding sequence GTGGCGCTGGCGCTCGCCGTGGCGGCCGGCCTGATGGCGCCGTCCCAGGCGGCGGAGATCCCGCTGCGCGTGATCGTGTTCCCCGGGCTTCAGAATCTGCCGATCTACGCCGCCCAGACCAAGGGGCTTTTCGCCAGACGCGGCCTGAAGGTCGATCTCCACTTCACCCCGAATTCCATGGTGTTGCGGGAGGGGCTCGCGAAGGGGAATTACGATCTCGCGCACGCGGCGGTGGACAACGCCATCGCGATGGTGGAGCTGGCCAAGGTCGACGTGGTGGTCGTGATGGGCGGCGACAACGGCTTGAATGGCCTCTACGTCCAACCGGACATCCGCTCGATCGCCGACCTTCGGGGAAGGACGGTGGCGGTGGATGCTCCCAACACCGCCTATGCGCTCCAGCTCTACAAAATGCTGGCGATGAACGGCGTGCAGCGGGGGGAGTACACGGTGAAGGCCGTAGGCGGGGCCTCGTCGCGGCTCGAGGCCCTGCTCAAGGACAAGAGCTATGCGGCCTCAATGCTGAACCTGCCCCACTCCGTGAGGGCGGAACGGGGAGGATTGCGGAGCCTGGGCATGGCGGTCCAGGCGATCGGCCCCTACCAGGGAAGCGGCGCCTTCGCCACGCGCAGCTGGGCACGGGCCAATGAGGACACGGTCGTTCGTTACATCCAGGCGTACCTCGAGGGCCTGCGCTGGGTGAAGACCCCGGCCAACAAGGCGGAGTCCGTGGCGCTCCTGGTCGAGCGCTTGAAGCTGGACCCCGAGGTCGCGGGGCAATGCTCCGACGTCGTGGCTGATCCCGCGGGCGGCTACGCGACGGACGCCCGCCTGGACGTGGAGGGGTTCAAGAACGTCCTGAAGCTTCGGGCCGAGATCGAAGGCCAGTGGGGTGGGACGCCGCCGTCTCCGGAGAAGTATCTCGATCTCTCGTACTACGAGCGCGCCCTGGCCGGCCTCCGCTGA
- a CDS encoding ADP-ribosylglycohydrolase family protein, translated as MTAPREDSVVGCLLGTAVGDSVGLRYEGLSKGRQRRMYSQISGPRLIFGRGMVSDDTEQTCMVAQALIVSAGSVEMFAQNLAGQFRRWLLGFPAAVGYATLRAITRLWLGYPSHRSGVFSAGNGPAMRSSILGLCYGHDVQRLRALVSASTRITHTDPKAEYGALAVALAAHLAARQPEKDVAPEAFARALREVLPREAHEFVRLIARVIESAAARRTTESFAEDLGLGRGVSGYVYHTVPVVLHAWLTHQDDYASGIIDIVRCGGDTDTTAAILGGIIGARVGKTGIPAEWRGRLWEWPRTVPWMEDLGRRLARVVAQGAGQEPLRLPLYGVLLRNLFFLLVVLGYGFRRLLPPY; from the coding sequence GTGACAGCCCCCAGAGAGGATTCAGTGGTTGGCTGCTTGCTCGGCACGGCGGTCGGGGACAGCGTGGGGCTGCGCTACGAGGGCCTGTCGAAGGGCCGGCAGCGGCGGATGTATTCGCAGATCTCCGGTCCCCGTCTCATCTTCGGGCGAGGGATGGTTTCCGACGACACCGAACAAACGTGCATGGTTGCCCAGGCCCTCATCGTCTCTGCCGGAAGCGTCGAAATGTTCGCTCAGAACCTGGCGGGGCAATTTCGTCGGTGGCTCCTGGGCTTCCCCGCGGCTGTTGGGTATGCGACTCTCCGCGCCATCACGCGACTATGGCTTGGATATCCAAGCCATCGGAGCGGCGTTTTTTCCGCCGGGAACGGCCCGGCGATGCGAAGCTCGATCCTCGGCTTGTGTTACGGCCACGACGTCCAACGCCTCCGCGCCCTGGTGAGCGCCTCCACCCGAATCACGCATACCGATCCGAAAGCCGAGTACGGCGCGCTGGCCGTGGCCCTGGCGGCACACCTGGCCGCTCGACAACCGGAGAAGGATGTCGCTCCTGAGGCATTCGCCCGCGCCCTGCGGGAGGTCTTGCCACGTGAGGCGCACGAATTCGTTCGGCTGATCGCGAGGGTCATCGAGAGCGCAGCGGCGCGGCGAACGACCGAGTCATTCGCCGAGGATCTCGGGTTAGGACGCGGCGTGAGCGGGTACGTGTACCATACGGTTCCCGTCGTGCTGCACGCCTGGCTCACTCATCAGGACGATTACGCTTCGGGGATCATCGACATCGTTCGGTGTGGCGGCGACACTGACACCACGGCGGCCATCTTAGGGGGCATCATAGGAGCCAGGGTGGGGAAGACCGGCATTCCGGCCGAGTGGCGCGGACGCCTGTGGGAATGGCCCAGGACGGTTCCGTGGATGGAAGACCTCGGGCGCAGATTGGCGCGCGTAGTCGCCCAGGGGGCCGGTCAGGAACCGTTGCGCCTGCCTCTCTATGGCGTGCTCCTGAGGAATCTCTTCTTTCTGCTCGTGGTCCTGGGATATGGGTTTCGTCGATTGTTGCCTCCCTACTAA